In Mycoplasma sp. Mirounga ES2805-ORL, a single window of DNA contains:
- a CDS encoding M17 family metallopeptidase: MEYLTTRNENFLLKLFNEKENKNLKNVVKKANKITEFVEQKEAYIFAAKDTNNYDDLVELIKSIFNSERDYQIDFDSFLKLDFDDKDILKAFVSQILFYEGEIFNKKTVKAKKQSYELLFKNDQYKETFNEYVIIANNRNRARYLQAMPENFCNSEMLAEYVKDDFKKIKNVNIKILNKKQIEDLKMGLILSVNKGSTHEPRVVVLEYNGDPQSKEKLVYVGKGITFDTGGMNTKGYHMEGMKYDMSGSVIVAYALKSIAELNLKANVSIIMMITDNRQDGDASLPENVYESMSGITVEVTDTDAEGRLVLADGLYYGAKVLNATCLVDVATLTGAVLRALGTKYSGVWSTDENNWEIFNKASKNAKEYIWRMPLNEEFNKTNKESIVADLQNWNESGKCDSNHAAMFLKEFTNNVPYIHCDVAGTADIQLKPQGVLVDTLVEFAKLYFSKNKAINE; the protein is encoded by the coding sequence ATGGAATATTTAACAACCAGAAATGAAAACTTTTTATTAAAACTATTTAATGAAAAAGAAAACAAGAATCTTAAAAACGTTGTAAAAAAGGCAAATAAAATAACTGAATTTGTAGAACAAAAAGAGGCATATATTTTTGCAGCAAAAGATACAAATAATTATGATGACTTAGTTGAATTAATCAAGTCGATTTTTAATTCTGAAAGAGATTATCAAATAGATTTTGATTCCTTCTTAAAATTGGATTTTGACGATAAAGATATTCTTAAAGCATTTGTAAGTCAAATACTATTCTATGAGGGAGAAATTTTTAACAAAAAAACCGTTAAAGCAAAGAAACAAAGTTACGAATTACTGTTTAAAAATGATCAATATAAAGAAACTTTCAATGAATATGTAATAATTGCAAATAATAGGAATAGAGCAAGATATTTACAAGCAATGCCTGAAAATTTCTGCAATAGTGAAATGCTTGCTGAATATGTAAAAGATGATTTTAAAAAAATTAAAAATGTCAATATAAAAATTCTAAATAAAAAGCAAATTGAAGATTTGAAAATGGGATTAATTCTTTCAGTGAATAAAGGTTCAACTCATGAACCTAGAGTAGTGGTTTTAGAATACAACGGTGACCCACAAAGCAAAGAAAAATTAGTATATGTCGGCAAAGGAATTACCTTTGACACAGGTGGGATGAATACAAAAGGTTATCATATGGAAGGAATGAAATATGATATGTCAGGTTCAGTTATTGTAGCTTATGCATTAAAATCAATTGCTGAATTAAACTTAAAAGCAAACGTCTCAATAATTATGATGATAACTGATAATAGGCAAGATGGAGATGCTTCACTACCAGAAAATGTTTATGAATCAATGTCTGGAATAACAGTTGAAGTAACAGACACCGATGCAGAAGGAAGATTGGTTTTAGCTGATGGACTTTACTATGGTGCAAAAGTTTTAAATGCAACATGTCTAGTTGATGTAGCAACACTAACCGGCGCAGTTTTAAGAGCGCTTGGAACTAAATATTCAGGAGTGTGATCTACTGATGAAAATAACTGGGAAATATTCAATAAAGCTTCTAAAAATGCTAAAGAATATATTTGAAGAATGCCTCTAAACGAAGAATTTAACAAAACTAATAAAGAATCTATTGTTGCTGATTTACAAAATTGAAACGAATCTGGTAAATGTGATTCAAACCACGCAGCAATGTTTTTGAAAGAATTTACTAATAATGTCCCATACATTCATTGTGATGTAGCAGGAACAGCTGACATACAATTAAAACCTCAAGGGGTATTAGTTGACACCTTAGTTGAATTTGCTAAATTATATTTTTCAAAAAATAAGGCAATTAATGAATAA
- the tuf gene encoding elongation factor Tu, with protein sequence MAKQDFNRAKEHVNIGTIGHVDHGKTTLTAAIATVLAKKGLAEARDYASIDAAPEEKARGITINTSHIEYETEKRHYAHVDCPGHADYIKNMITGAAQMDGAILVVAATDGAMPQTREHILLSKQVGVPRMVVFLNKCDMLKGAEEQEMIELVEMEVRELLSKYGFDGDNTPVIRGSAAEALKGNAEYEEKIMELMNAVDSYIETPVKEFDKPFLMAVEDVFTITGRGTVATGRVERGRLNLNEEVEIVGLKATKKTVCTGMEMFRKNLKEVQAGDNAGLLLRGIERTQIERGQVLAKPGSIVPHTEFQAKIYALTKEEGGRHTPFFKNYKPQFYFRTTDVTGGIEFEAGREMVTPGENVDLKVKLIAPIAVEEGTKFSIREGGRTVGYGNVTKIIK encoded by the coding sequence ATGGCAAAACAAGATTTTAACCGTGCAAAAGAACACGTAAACATCGGTACAATCGGTCACGTTGACCACGGTAAAACAACATTAACTGCTGCAATCGCTACAGTTCTAGCTAAAAAAGGTTTAGCAGAAGCTCGTGATTACGCATCTATCGATGCTGCACCAGAAGAAAAGGCTCGTGGTATTACAATTAATACATCACACATTGAATACGAAACAGAAAAACGTCACTATGCACACGTTGACTGTCCAGGTCACGCTGACTATATCAAAAACATGATTACAGGTGCTGCACAAATGGATGGAGCAATACTAGTTGTTGCTGCAACAGATGGAGCTATGCCTCAAACACGTGAACACATTCTACTTTCTAAACAAGTAGGTGTACCACGTATGGTAGTTTTCTTAAACAAATGCGATATGCTTAAAGGTGCAGAAGAACAAGAAATGATCGAATTAGTTGAAATGGAAGTACGTGAATTACTTTCAAAATACGGTTTCGACGGAGATAACACACCAGTTATCCGTGGTTCAGCCGCTGAAGCTTTAAAAGGTAATGCAGAATACGAAGAAAAAATTATGGAATTAATGAACGCTGTTGACTCATACATTGAAACTCCAGTTAAAGAATTTGACAAACCATTCTTAATGGCTGTTGAAGATGTTTTCACAATCACAGGTCGTGGTACAGTTGCCACAGGTCGTGTTGAACGTGGAAGATTAAACTTAAACGAAGAAGTTGAAATTGTTGGTCTTAAAGCAACTAAGAAAACAGTATGTACAGGTATGGAAATGTTCCGTAAAAACCTTAAAGAAGTTCAAGCTGGTGATAATGCTGGTTTATTACTTAGAGGTATTGAAAGAACACAAATTGAACGTGGACAAGTTCTTGCTAAACCAGGTTCAATCGTTCCTCACACAGAATTCCAAGCAAAAATATATGCATTAACTAAAGAAGAAGGCGGACGTCACACTCCATTCTTCAAAAACTATAAACCTCAATTCTACTTCCGTACAACAGATGTTACAGGTGGTATTGAATTTGAAGCTGGTCGTGAAATGGTTACACCAGGTGAAAACGTTGACTTAAAAGTTAAACTTATTGCTCCTATCGCTGTTGAAGAAGGTACAAAATTCTCAATTCGTGAAGGTGGACGTACAGTAGGTTACGGTAACGTTACAAAAATTATTAAATAA
- a CDS encoding MATE family efflux transporter — MTKKQKVFKDFFGVYKYKLLLKQAIILFLQTLALSLVSLGTSLVLTFYNRVWHIDNSYNGMYFYSISKVYTTYRIILFTPMIYQLGVLIIASNLYGKNKLKEIAILLRSTIYISLIINALFFSMMFFIIPYMLSASGVRNQPIYTWNSQNDLNIYFDNLKVAKQNNLGLDKFDPLLLNGGTINGIKFNNSNAFKAIVNESRFIILFTRVAGIELFIFSIGQVLCASLQATNKSIYSTIAYSLGLLFRLFWTSIIVFGIRNSNPLALAFEGIIGSTIQLLLALIFAYIFIFKKEENHLRILKENINFKFIRKVLLLGFPIALETGVWFIMQFLLGRVIPSSNLSDKYIGLYKVIGSVFGIIESFIFGISYVTSSEIAKELGKNNIEEAKLVERSLFKLAIYGQIIFGIIGIILTYPLLKIFAIDTQTINKYGYWLMLIVSLIIITDTGNMVTLRALWGANIVWLPVLVSVISMIGLQIGATSLLQYSWLNNHIDVSSDLYFFMFYLSTMVDPITRTITYKLIWNSKIKKGKIISRNYL, encoded by the coding sequence ATGACTAAAAAGCAAAAAGTATTTAAAGATTTTTTTGGAGTTTATAAATATAAATTGCTACTAAAACAAGCCATTATTTTATTTTTGCAAACATTAGCTTTAAGTCTAGTTTCCCTGGGGACATCATTAGTTTTAACTTTTTATAATAGAGTATGACACATTGATAATTCTTATAACGGAATGTATTTTTATTCAATATCTAAAGTATATACAACATATAGAATAATTTTATTTACACCAATGATATATCAACTAGGAGTATTAATTATTGCTTCAAATTTATATGGGAAAAATAAGTTAAAAGAAATTGCGATTTTATTACGCAGTACAATATATATTTCTTTAATTATTAATGCTTTATTTTTTAGTATGATGTTCTTTATTATTCCGTATATGTTGAGCGCATCGGGAGTGCGTAATCAACCTATTTATACATGAAATAGTCAAAATGATTTAAATATTTATTTCGATAATCTTAAGGTTGCTAAGCAAAATAATTTAGGGTTGGATAAATTTGATCCACTACTCTTAAATGGTGGAACTATAAATGGCATAAAGTTTAATAATTCTAATGCTTTTAAAGCAATTGTTAATGAATCTAGATTTATTATTCTCTTTACAAGAGTCGCAGGTATAGAACTATTTATATTCTCAATTGGACAAGTTCTTTGTGCCTCATTGCAAGCTACTAATAAGTCTATTTATTCAACAATCGCCTATTCATTAGGTTTATTATTTAGACTTTTCTGAACTTCTATAATTGTATTTGGAATTAGAAATTCCAATCCATTAGCATTAGCTTTTGAAGGTATCATCGGTTCAACTATTCAACTTTTACTAGCATTAATATTTGCTTATATATTTATTTTTAAGAAAGAAGAAAATCATCTTCGCATTTTAAAAGAAAATATTAATTTTAAATTTATTAGGAAAGTTTTATTACTAGGTTTTCCAATTGCTCTTGAAACAGGGGTTTGATTTATAATGCAATTTTTATTAGGAAGAGTTATCCCATCTTCTAATTTGAGTGATAAATATATAGGTCTATACAAAGTTATTGGAAGTGTATTTGGAATTATTGAATCATTTATTTTTGGAATAAGTTATGTAACAAGTTCTGAAATTGCAAAGGAATTAGGTAAGAATAATATCGAAGAAGCTAAACTTGTTGAAAGATCATTATTTAAATTAGCTATTTATGGACAAATTATTTTTGGAATTATTGGAATTATTCTAACTTATCCTTTATTAAAAATTTTCGCAATCGATACTCAGACAATTAATAAATATGGCTATTGGCTAATGTTGATTGTGTCTTTAATAATAATTACTGATACAGGAAATATGGTTACACTAAGAGCATTATGGGGCGCGAATATTGTTTGACTTCCTGTTTTAGTAAGTGTTATCTCTATGATAGGTTTACAAATAGGCGCAACCTCACTTTTGCAATATTCATGATTAAATAATCACATAGATGTTTCTAGTGATTTATATTTCTTTATGTTCTATTTATCAACAATGGTTGATCCTATAACAAGAACAATTACATATAAGCTAATTTGAAATAGCAAAATAAAAAAGGGAAAAATTATTTCCCGTAATTATTTATAG